A single region of the Parasphingorhabdus litoris DSM 22379 genome encodes:
- a CDS encoding HlyD family efflux transporter periplasmic adaptor subunit, translating into MTAAVPVEPERPLLPPLRQELRIEPGAALVTGAPSWTLFDPVRHLFFQLGRIEYRILSRWASGDLAKVNDDLVAEGLDEEEINNAFGQVVDFSLTNSLTVTPMGDTVASFTEQRETAKKAWWKWMLDNYLFIRIPIVKPAAFLERTIDKVAPLWSYPALTFFALLALTGLFLVSRQWDSFLASFLYFFSWQGLIAYGIGLFVIKILHELGHAYTATRFGCRVPSMGVSFLVMMPVLYTDTSGAWRLTSRKQRLMIDCAGVTVELMIAGLATMAWVLLPDGMLRSVAFILATTSWVMSLAINLNPFMRFDGYYVLSDWLGVPNLQPRAFALGRWRLREMLFALGDEAPEQVPDRLRRGMIVYAWMTWVYRLFLFIGIALLVYTLFFKLLGVILFVVEIAVFIARPVLSEFKVWASMKDRILATSRTRLLLIGSGIALLLCLLPLDRHISAPAVLTPIGASPIVAGDPGKVEKLFVENGQRVAAGAPLVQLSAPELEQSIAATKVRIANLQLQFGRGAADEIDLSNRMVLERELKQEQDQLAGLELRSERLILRAPIAGIVTDLSPDIHSGRWLGGAEPIAYIVTSDDYDIQAYVSEDDIWRISKDARGRFVPDDPVQASRAAMLVEKSTNAVERIDQPILASVNGGPIASDKDENVLRPRAALYRVRLIASKKVYKDGEALQLTPGSVEIAATGRSVAGGLLDKVTRLFRSEASLTN; encoded by the coding sequence ATGACCGCTGCTGTGCCTGTCGAACCGGAACGGCCCTTATTGCCGCCATTGCGGCAAGAATTGCGGATTGAGCCGGGCGCGGCTCTGGTCACCGGTGCACCCAGCTGGACTCTGTTTGACCCGGTGCGGCATCTGTTCTTTCAATTGGGCAGAATTGAATATCGCATCCTCTCCCGCTGGGCATCCGGTGATCTGGCGAAGGTCAATGATGATCTTGTCGCTGAAGGTCTGGACGAGGAAGAAATCAATAACGCCTTTGGTCAGGTCGTCGACTTTTCCCTGACCAACAGCCTCACCGTGACGCCGATGGGTGACACGGTTGCGAGCTTTACGGAGCAGCGGGAAACCGCCAAAAAAGCCTGGTGGAAATGGATGCTGGATAATTATCTGTTCATCCGCATCCCGATTGTCAAACCGGCGGCTTTTCTGGAACGAACGATCGACAAGGTTGCGCCGCTCTGGTCCTATCCGGCCCTGACCTTCTTCGCCTTGCTGGCCCTCACCGGCCTGTTTCTGGTTTCGCGCCAGTGGGACAGCTTCCTTGCATCCTTTCTCTATTTCTTCAGTTGGCAGGGTCTCATCGCCTATGGGATCGGCCTGTTTGTGATCAAGATTCTCCATGAGCTGGGCCACGCCTATACCGCCACCCGCTTTGGCTGCCGGGTGCCGAGCATGGGGGTCAGCTTTCTGGTGATGATGCCCGTTCTCTATACCGATACATCCGGCGCGTGGCGGCTGACCTCGCGCAAGCAGCGGCTGATGATCGATTGTGCCGGTGTCACGGTCGAGCTGATGATCGCGGGCCTTGCGACCATGGCCTGGGTGCTGCTGCCCGACGGTATGCTCCGCAGCGTCGCCTTCATTCTTGCCACCACCAGCTGGGTGATGAGCCTTGCGATCAACCTCAATCCGTTCATGCGTTTTGATGGCTATTATGTCTTGTCCGACTGGCTCGGCGTGCCCAATCTGCAACCGCGCGCCTTCGCACTGGGCCGCTGGCGGCTGCGTGAGATGCTATTCGCATTGGGTGATGAGGCACCCGAACAGGTGCCCGACCGATTGCGCCGCGGGATGATCGTCTATGCGTGGATGACGTGGGTCTACCGCCTGTTCCTTTTTATCGGTATCGCGCTGTTGGTCTACACGCTGTTTTTCAAATTGCTCGGGGTGATCCTGTTCGTTGTTGAAATTGCCGTGTTCATTGCCCGTCCGGTGCTTTCGGAATTCAAGGTCTGGGCGAGCATGAAGGATCGGATCTTGGCCACTTCACGGACGCGGTTGCTGTTGATTGGAAGCGGCATAGCGCTGCTGCTCTGCCTGTTGCCGCTCGATCGCCATATCAGCGCACCTGCCGTGCTCACTCCAATTGGGGCGTCTCCGATTGTCGCCGGTGACCCGGGCAAGGTGGAAAAGCTGTTTGTTGAGAATGGCCAGAGAGTTGCGGCCGGCGCGCCACTGGTTCAACTCTCTGCTCCCGAGCTGGAACAGTCCATCGCGGCCACCAAGGTCAGAATAGCCAACCTGCAACTGCAATTTGGTCGCGGTGCGGCGGACGAGATTGATCTGTCCAATCGCATGGTCCTCGAACGCGAATTGAAGCAGGAGCAGGACCAGCTTGCTGGCCTTGAACTGCGCAGCGAGCGCCTCATCCTGCGCGCGCCGATTGCCGGGATTGTGACGGATTTGTCGCCGGATATTCACAGCGGGCGTTGGCTCGGCGGGGCGGAGCCCATTGCCTATATTGTGACATCCGATGACTATGATATTCAAGCCTATGTCAGTGAAGATGATATCTGGCGCATATCCAAAGACGCGCGCGGCCGCTTTGTTCCGGATGATCCGGTACAGGCATCCCGGGCCGCCATGCTGGTCGAGAAGTCGACCAATGCAGTGGAGAGAATTGATCAGCCGATATTGGCTTCCGTCAATGGCGGGCCGATCGCCTCGGACAAGGATGAGAATGTCCTGCGGCCCCGCGCCGCCCTTTACCGTGTGCGCCTGATCGCCTCGAAAAAAGTCTATAAGGATGGTGAGGCTTTGCAGCTCACCCCCGGCAGTGTTGAAATCGCGGCAACCGGCCGGTCGGTTGCTGGCGGTTTGCTCGACAAAGTGACGCGTCTCTTCAGAAGCGAAGCTTCCCTGACCAATTAA
- a CDS encoding efflux RND transporter periplasmic adaptor subunit, with protein sequence MPQLNQKQQKPMAASPPDSDPAPIAILPVASGAAPISGDANMLASLLQFEAEVRRKPGVAELHYHVANELRRILPYEQMFIARQPRIGDDFHIVCASSISSVDRNAPLIQAMEKLIAKLAKNDGLDRPHDFTLGAMSEDSALAEYPYSECRWQPLLDSEGKVFGGLLVMREAPFREGEGYRLTRLSETVSHSWRALTGDKPVKRIGRFGRKEKIGILVALLVIALFPVRMTALAPVEVVAARPFMVAAPFSGVISRIHVAPNAAVEEGALLVSFDDVKLSNELKLAQEKLAVAKARVDRSTSTAFGEDDETREIATLRAEYELAQADYNFANDVMGLSQIKAPRGGMAIYSDRRDWEGRAVNVGDPILQVADPGEIALRIDLPAAEQMALENGSRVKVWLDAQPLWAIEGKVEHASYQARQTAEGILAFAVTAQPTSDNPRIGSRGTAKLYGEWVPLIYSLLKRPIASFRQTIGL encoded by the coding sequence ATGCCCCAGCTAAATCAGAAGCAGCAAAAGCCGATGGCCGCCAGCCCTCCTGATTCCGACCCCGCGCCCATTGCGATATTACCTGTAGCCTCGGGGGCAGCACCGATATCCGGTGATGCCAATATGCTCGCCAGCTTGCTGCAATTTGAAGCGGAAGTGCGTCGCAAGCCGGGGGTGGCCGAGCTTCATTATCATGTTGCCAATGAATTGCGCCGCATCCTGCCCTATGAGCAGATGTTCATCGCGCGGCAGCCGCGTATTGGTGATGATTTTCACATCGTCTGTGCGTCGAGCATATCATCGGTCGATCGCAACGCTCCGCTGATTCAGGCGATGGAAAAGCTGATTGCTAAACTGGCCAAAAATGATGGTCTGGACCGGCCGCATGATTTCACCCTCGGGGCGATGAGCGAAGATTCCGCGCTGGCGGAATATCCCTATAGCGAATGCCGCTGGCAGCCGTTGCTGGACAGCGAGGGCAAGGTGTTTGGCGGGCTGCTGGTGATGCGTGAAGCGCCGTTTCGCGAAGGTGAAGGCTATCGGCTGACACGGCTTTCCGAAACCGTTTCGCATAGCTGGCGAGCGCTGACCGGAGACAAGCCGGTCAAGCGCATTGGCCGCTTTGGCCGCAAAGAGAAAATCGGCATATTGGTCGCGCTGTTGGTGATCGCGCTCTTCCCGGTACGTATGACCGCCTTGGCACCTGTGGAGGTTGTGGCCGCACGTCCGTTCATGGTTGCTGCCCCCTTTTCCGGCGTGATTTCGCGTATCCATGTGGCACCCAATGCAGCGGTCGAAGAAGGCGCATTGCTCGTGTCCTTTGATGACGTGAAGCTGTCGAACGAACTGAAGCTGGCGCAGGAAAAACTGGCCGTGGCCAAGGCGCGCGTAGACCGGTCGACCAGTACCGCCTTTGGGGAGGATGATGAAACCCGTGAGATCGCAACCCTGCGCGCGGAATATGAACTGGCCCAGGCCGACTATAATTTCGCCAATGATGTTATGGGCTTGTCGCAGATCAAAGCCCCACGTGGCGGGATGGCAATTTATAGCGACCGCCGTGACTGGGAAGGGCGGGCCGTCAATGTCGGCGATCCGATATTGCAGGTCGCCGACCCGGGCGAGATCGCACTGCGGATTGATTTGCCCGCTGCGGAACAAATGGCGCTGGAAAATGGATCGCGCGTAAAAGTCTGGCTAGATGCACAACCACTCTGGGCCATCGAAGGCAAGGTTGAACATGCCAGCTATCAGGCACGGCAGACTGCAGAAGGCATTTTGGCTTTTGCGGTGACAGCCCAACCGACGTCGGACAATCCGCGCATTGGCTCGCGCGGCACCGCCAAGCTTTATGGCGAGTGGGTGCCGCTCATCTATTCGCTGCTCAAGCGCCCGATTGCGAGCTTTAGACAAACTATCGGCCTATGA
- a CDS encoding WS/DGAT/MGAT family O-acyltransferase, which translates to MEQLGALDAMFAYTETRNTPMHIGQLLIYDPSTAPGGKVGFKDILHYIEGRLDGARIFRQKLVRVPLDLDHPYWIEDDNFDLEYHVRHIALPQPGDWRQLCIQAARIYARPLDMNRPLWEFTVIEGLDNVEGIPKGSFALVHKFHHAAVDGQSGLQMTLALHDLDAKMKPRKWDKQWRPETKPNDLNLLMRAQVNNIANPVRGLQTLGKLLPVPKRMFDFARENKQQKDASTGIPKTRFGDRLTPHRVFDGKIFSLSDIKTIRTAFPGVTVNDVMLSIVGGTMRAYLESKGELPNNTLKAGAPISVRDDNGEAAGGNQVSMMTVGLGTHIADPAKRLEFVAKETNRSKHMVEAVGARTLMELSGAMPAGLTAAATKLAARMGLGQTVAPQMNTVVTNVPGPPVSMYFAGAELKRSFGMGLPTDGMGVFHIVTSYHGEVMLTITACREMLPDPATYADFAEKSFKALLAAAKKANAAAAKKAKPKKAAAKKPKKRLTTPSATAGKGRRKTAK; encoded by the coding sequence ATGGAACAATTAGGTGCGCTCGATGCGATGTTTGCCTATACGGAAACACGCAATACGCCGATGCATATTGGCCAGCTGCTCATCTATGATCCATCGACGGCTCCTGGCGGCAAGGTCGGGTTCAAAGATATTTTGCACTATATTGAAGGCCGGCTCGATGGCGCGCGGATTTTCCGTCAGAAACTGGTGCGGGTGCCGCTCGACCTTGATCACCCCTATTGGATCGAAGATGACAATTTCGATCTCGAATATCATGTCCGTCATATCGCCTTGCCGCAGCCTGGTGACTGGCGGCAGCTTTGTATTCAGGCGGCACGGATCTATGCGCGGCCTTTGGACATGAATCGCCCGCTGTGGGAGTTTACGGTCATCGAAGGTCTCGACAATGTCGAAGGCATCCCCAAGGGTAGTTTTGCCTTGGTGCACAAATTCCACCATGCGGCGGTGGACGGGCAATCCGGATTGCAGATGACCCTGGCGCTGCATGATCTTGATGCGAAAATGAAGCCGCGCAAATGGGACAAGCAATGGCGGCCAGAAACAAAGCCTAATGACCTGAACCTGCTGATGCGGGCGCAGGTGAATAATATCGCCAATCCGGTGCGCGGTCTGCAGACGCTGGGCAAGCTGCTTCCTGTGCCGAAGCGCATGTTCGATTTTGCGAGAGAGAATAAGCAACAAAAGGACGCTTCAACCGGCATTCCCAAGACACGCTTTGGTGACCGGTTGACGCCGCACCGTGTGTTTGACGGCAAGATATTCTCGCTCTCCGACATCAAAACAATACGCACTGCCTTTCCCGGTGTGACCGTTAATGATGTGATGTTGAGCATCGTCGGCGGAACCATGCGTGCCTATCTTGAAAGCAAGGGTGAGCTGCCGAATAACACGTTAAAAGCGGGTGCACCGATTTCGGTACGCGATGACAATGGCGAAGCGGCTGGCGGGAACCAGGTATCGATGATGACGGTTGGCCTCGGCACACATATTGCCGACCCGGCGAAGCGGCTGGAATTTGTCGCCAAGGAAACCAACCGGTCCAAGCATATGGTTGAAGCGGTCGGTGCGCGGACATTGATGGAACTGAGCGGCGCGATGCCAGCGGGCCTGACGGCAGCTGCCACGAAACTGGCCGCGCGCATGGGTCTGGGGCAGACCGTCGCGCCGCAGATGAACACGGTCGTCACCAACGTGCCGGGACCGCCGGTCTCGATGTATTTTGCCGGCGCCGAACTCAAACGCAGCTTTGGCATGGGATTACCGACTGACGGCATGGGGGTTTTCCACATCGTCACCAGCTATCATGGTGAAGTTATGCTGACGATCACGGCATGTCGAGAGATGCTGCCTGATCCTGCTACCTATGCAGATTTTGCCGAGAAAAGCTTCAAGGCCCTGCTGGCGGCAGCGAAGAAAGCGAATGCGGCAGCGGCCAAAAAAGCCAAGCCGAAAAAGGCAGCAGCAAAAAAACCGAAAAAGCGCCTGACCACACCTTCCGCTACGGCAGGCAAGGGTCGCAGGAAGACCGCTAAATAA
- a CDS encoding efflux RND transporter periplasmic adaptor subunit has translation MSDAPEDEASDTGEKSKAPWLWGGGIALAAVIGVAVASSGDGTDWSSNEAAAGAAEEQAEETAEAQAEKPEPSPDPDVRGVIKPKQESTVASRMTARITSMPFGKGQSFRKGALLAQFDCSAIRAELKAAQAAANAYNVTYKTNVELDQYEAIGKNEVAVAKANLGKANAEANAIKANLTDCAVYAPFSGTVVEEIAGRGEIAASGQPLLTIQSGGDLEVELIVPSNWLTWLRPGADFTFKIDETGADVTGQITRLGASVDPVSKTIRVTGNVDKTESLVLPGMSGTGVFVKPSDKPAQSAAEKASSDAPAKSEAAKADGRQPS, from the coding sequence ATGAGTGACGCACCCGAGGATGAAGCCTCGGACACCGGGGAAAAATCAAAGGCGCCATGGCTATGGGGTGGCGGCATTGCGCTTGCCGCTGTCATTGGCGTGGCCGTTGCCAGCAGCGGTGACGGTACGGACTGGTCCAGCAACGAAGCAGCTGCGGGCGCGGCCGAGGAACAGGCTGAGGAAACAGCCGAGGCACAGGCCGAGAAACCGGAACCCAGTCCGGATCCTGACGTGCGTGGCGTTATCAAGCCCAAGCAGGAATCAACGGTCGCCTCGCGGATGACTGCCCGGATTACGTCCATGCCCTTTGGCAAGGGTCAGAGTTTCCGCAAAGGCGCTCTGCTCGCGCAATTTGATTGTTCAGCCATTCGTGCAGAGCTGAAAGCTGCGCAAGCGGCGGCCAATGCCTATAATGTCACTTACAAAACCAATGTCGAGCTCGACCAGTATGAAGCGATTGGCAAGAATGAGGTCGCGGTGGCCAAAGCCAATCTCGGCAAAGCCAATGCCGAGGCCAATGCGATCAAGGCAAACCTGACCGATTGCGCTGTCTACGCGCCATTTTCTGGCACAGTGGTTGAGGAAATTGCGGGTCGCGGAGAGATTGCGGCAAGCGGGCAGCCGTTGCTGACGATTCAGAGTGGCGGCGATCTAGAGGTAGAGCTGATCGTACCGAGTAACTGGCTCACATGGCTTCGTCCCGGCGCGGACTTCACTTTCAAGATCGACGAAACCGGTGCAGATGTCACGGGCCAGATCACCCGGTTAGGCGCGTCGGTAGATCCGGTGAGCAAGACCATCCGCGTGACCGGCAATGTCGACAAAACCGAAAGCCTGGTCCTGCCGGGGATGAGCGGTACCGGCGTGTTTGTGAAACCGTCGGACAAACCAGCACAGAGCGCGGCGGAAAAAGCATCGTCCGATGCCCCAGCTAAATCAGAAGCAGCAAAAGCCGATGGCCGCCAGCCCTCCTGA
- a CDS encoding TolC family protein, giving the protein MKQTLSISALVLLAGCAVNPKPLTPTQIDTTARENIVAVDADQEPVTAPINLYEAMARALKYNLDYKVELMEEALKNRELNLSRYDMLPQLVANAGYAGRNNFSGASSLSLITRRQSLEPSTSAERDIFTGDLSLSWDVLDFGLSYVRSQQKADEFLISQERRRKVANRIIEDVRTSYWRAVSAERLLTKLKELEGNVSTTLDNSERLAERRLSAPLTALTYQRELVQIQAEIRKLQRELVVAKAQLAALMNLRPGTNFSLVLPDRTDNLPAVKYSGEDMMMTALKNRAELREVSYRQRINSKELDAALLSALPSFRGILGVNVDSNDFLFNNNWFQYGAQASWNVLNLFKLGPKKKAVRAQDDLLRQRELALTMAVMTQVHVSRARFGHLQEELQTAEHQHRVQDKILYQIRAGHKAGAMSQQTLLREEMNTLVAEVKYDIAYAEAQNAYANLFASMGIDDFAPDLTGREDVSTLTASLTNLWQEREAAMKLDQ; this is encoded by the coding sequence ATGAAACAGACTCTGAGTATTTCGGCACTGGTCTTACTGGCAGGCTGTGCGGTCAATCCCAAACCACTGACACCAACGCAAATCGATACGACTGCGCGTGAAAATATTGTTGCGGTGGATGCGGATCAGGAGCCCGTAACAGCTCCGATCAATCTCTATGAAGCCATGGCGCGGGCGCTCAAATATAATCTCGATTATAAAGTCGAGCTGATGGAAGAGGCCCTCAAGAACCGGGAGCTTAATCTGTCGCGCTATGACATGCTGCCGCAATTGGTTGCCAATGCAGGCTATGCCGGGCGCAATAATTTCTCCGGTGCCAGCTCGCTGTCCTTGATAACGCGGCGTCAGTCGCTCGAACCATCAACTTCCGCCGAGCGGGATATTTTCACGGGCGACTTGTCGCTTAGCTGGGATGTGCTCGACTTCGGCTTGTCCTATGTCCGTTCGCAGCAAAAGGCCGATGAATTTTTGATCTCGCAGGAACGCCGGCGGAAAGTGGCGAACCGGATTATCGAAGATGTCCGCACCTCTTATTGGCGCGCAGTGAGCGCCGAACGCCTGCTGACCAAGCTCAAGGAACTGGAAGGCAATGTCAGCACCACGCTGGATAATAGCGAACGGCTGGCGGAACGCCGCCTATCCGCGCCGCTGACAGCACTGACCTATCAGCGCGAACTGGTGCAGATTCAGGCCGAGATCCGGAAGTTGCAGCGTGAACTTGTGGTTGCCAAGGCGCAACTCGCAGCGCTTATGAACCTGCGTCCAGGCACCAACTTCTCGCTGGTATTGCCAGACCGGACGGACAATTTGCCCGCCGTCAAATATTCCGGCGAAGATATGATGATGACGGCGCTGAAAAATCGCGCCGAACTGCGTGAGGTTAGCTATCGTCAGCGGATTAACAGCAAGGAACTAGATGCGGCCCTGCTCTCAGCTCTACCCAGTTTCCGCGGTATCTTAGGTGTGAATGTCGATTCCAACGACTTCCTGTTCAACAATAACTGGTTCCAATATGGCGCGCAGGCGAGCTGGAACGTGCTCAACCTGTTCAAGCTGGGTCCGAAGAAAAAGGCGGTGCGGGCACAGGATGACCTGTTGCGGCAGCGCGAACTGGCGCTGACCATGGCGGTGATGACGCAGGTCCATGTCTCGCGGGCGCGCTTTGGTCATTTGCAGGAAGAATTGCAGACCGCCGAACATCAACACCGGGTGCAGGATAAGATCCTCTATCAGATTCGTGCGGGCCACAAGGCTGGCGCAATGAGCCAACAAACCTTGCTGCGCGAGGAAATGAACACGCTGGTTGCAGAGGTGAAATATGATATAGCCTATGCCGAGGCGCAAAATGCCTATGCCAATCTGTTCGCATCGATGGGCATAGATGATTTTGCCCCCGATCTGACAGGTCGCGAGGATGTCAGCACATTGACTGCATCCCTAACGAACCTGTGGCAGGAACGCGAAGCGGCGATGAAACTGGATCAATAG